The genomic region ACTCGATTTATTTCAAGTCCCTCTGCTTCATCATGTGTCCAACCAGTCAGTTTTTCAGCAATAGGATTCATCCGAATAATTTTTCCATCACTATCCGTAGCAATGACACCGTCACCTATTGATTGCAATACGGTCTCAAGATGTTCTTTTTTACTTTTAGTTAATTCATTGGCTTCGAAAAGTTTGAATGCCATTTTGATAGAAGCATCAAGGACAGTAAAACCAGAGTTTTTGACAACGTAGCCATAGGATGTGATGGCTTCAGTTTTTTTAACAATGTCTCTCTCCGTATGAGAAGAAAGGAATACGACAGGGATTTCTTTATGATTTAATATTTCTGTAGCGGTTTGAGTTCCATCCAACCCTCTTCCGAGATCAATGTCCATTAAAATCAAATCAAAGGGTTTTTCCTCTCGAATGATCAGTTGGATGGCATTTTCTCCGTTTGTAACATGAGTTACAAGATACCCACCTTGTTCTAATTGGTTTTTCTCAAACATTGCCAGGAGGGCTTCGTCTTCCACAAGCAAAATGGATTTATCAGCAACTAGAGTCATGAAACATCCTTTGTGAATTCCGAATGAGAGTATTAGGAATTCACAAACTACATATGATGACAAAAACGAAATTTAATTCAATCAAATAATTAGAATTTTTCTAAACAAAAAAGTTTATGCATTATCGCTTTACCCAAATCTCTGTTAGTTTTTATCCTTTAGTACATGCACTACGATGAAAAGACCGCATAAAAGAAAATACAAAGAACCAAGTCCCACCATCCAATTTCCAAATCGATTGTAAATTGTAGAGGTTTGGGTTATTGGAACAGAGGCTACGAGAACCCCATCATTTTCCTCAAAATAATCGAGTGTTCCTTTCGCACGCCCGTATGCATCGTAAATTCCGGACAAACCACCACGAGTAGAGCGAACTATGGATGATCCATTTTCTATCCCGCGGAGAACCGCCATTTCCGTATGAAATGGATTGATTCCTTTCCAATCGGAGGCAGGGATCAAACTAATTCCCGCACCCAATTCTCCATGTTTTTTAGTTAGTTTGAGATTATCGAAATCATAACAAATTGCAACGGATACTTTTCCCCAACCCAAATCAAGTGCTTGGATCTCGGAGGGAATATGGGAGATTGGTTCACCTGGTGGGATGAATTGTTTGAAATAAATTTGGCGAAAGGTTCCATCTTTTCCAACCCAACGCAATTGGTTTTCCATAAAAAATTCATTTTCCTTTAAAGGAATAATGTAGGCAGCAATGATTTCGATTTCCTTTTCTAAGGCAAGAGAGCTTACTCTTTTTAAAAAGGAATTCTCCTCTTTTCTATGAATGAGAACGGCTCCTTCGTTCCAAACAACAACCTTGGCACCTTCCTCTGCAGCTTGTTTAGTCCGACTTAAAACGATTTCAGTATTCTTTTGATTTTGCAAAGGATCCATCCACATGGTCTGAATTTCTATTTTGGATGTCACTGTTCCGACTTTTATACTTTTTCCTTCAAGCGGTATGGTCAAACGGATCGTACCATAAAAATACAATCCAACGAGAAGAAAACAAGAGAGACAAAGATATCGAAAAGATGTTTTGGAAATTTTTGAAT from Leptospira meyeri harbors:
- a CDS encoding nitrilase-related carbon-nitrogen hydrolase; the encoded protein is MKYFDQKWFLLLVGGLFVGFTGMNWNMPIFVWVAMVPFLRFIRLGYSVWTLFFAMTLFQTLSTMRIVSEPFHIMIAVLSGIQSGIVFTLLLWVWNQLRIKFSKQLSPILSFSILFMVTEWIGGSFSELGVWGMFANSQINNLILIQSASLFGATGISFLIYFVNGSIEQTLFDFLSNSKISKTSFRYLCLSCFLLVGLYFYGTIRLTIPLEGKSIKVGTVTSKIEIQTMWMDPLQNQKNTEIVLSRTKQAAEEGAKVVVWNEGAVLIHRKEENSFLKRVSSLALEKEIEIIAAYIIPLKENEFFMENQLRWVGKDGTFRQIYFKQFIPPGEPISHIPSEIQALDLGWGKVSVAICYDFDNLKLTKKHGELGAGISLIPASDWKGINPFHTEMAVLRGIENGSSIVRSTRGGLSGIYDAYGRAKGTLDYFEENDGVLVASVPITQTSTIYNRFGNWMVGLGSLYFLLCGLFIVVHVLKDKN